From the Martelella mediterranea DSM 17316 genome, one window contains:
- the pyrC gene encoding dihydroorotase: MNSLTIRRPDDWHLHLRDGAMMEGVIGDSARHFARAIIMPNLVPPVVTALDAEAYRNRIREAVPAGMSFTPLMTLYLTETTEPADVASAFSEGLIKAVKLYPAGATTNSASGVRNIDNAMPVLEKMAEIGLNLCVHGEVTDKDVDIFDREAVFIETVLDKIRWRLPELKITMEHVTTRDGVDYIKGARKNLAGSLTTHHLIINRNDILVGGIRPHYYCLPVAKREEHRKALVAAATSGDKRFFLGTDSAPHVDPAKECGCGCAGIYTAPNTMSCLAHVFENEDALDKLEAFASLNGPAWYGLKPNEETITLVKRDEPVEYPEKRETGAGPVTVFDPKFPLYWDVETA; this comes from the coding sequence ATGAACAGCCTGACGATCCGCCGCCCCGATGACTGGCACCTGCATTTGCGCGACGGCGCGATGATGGAGGGCGTGATCGGCGACAGCGCGCGCCATTTCGCCCGCGCGATCATCATGCCCAACCTTGTGCCGCCTGTCGTGACGGCCCTTGACGCAGAAGCCTATCGCAACCGTATCCGCGAAGCCGTTCCGGCCGGCATGTCCTTCACGCCGCTGATGACGCTGTACCTGACCGAGACGACCGAGCCCGCCGATGTCGCATCGGCTTTCAGCGAAGGTCTGATCAAGGCGGTCAAGCTTTATCCGGCCGGCGCCACGACCAACTCGGCCAGCGGCGTGCGCAATATCGACAATGCCATGCCGGTGCTGGAGAAGATGGCCGAGATCGGTCTCAATCTCTGTGTCCATGGCGAGGTCACCGACAAGGATGTCGACATATTCGATCGCGAGGCCGTGTTCATCGAAACCGTGCTCGACAAGATCAGGTGGCGGCTGCCTGAGCTGAAGATTACCATGGAGCACGTGACGACCAGGGACGGGGTCGATTACATCAAGGGCGCGCGCAAGAACCTTGCCGGCTCGCTGACCACCCATCATCTGATCATCAACCGCAACGATATCCTCGTCGGCGGCATCCGCCCGCATTATTACTGCCTGCCGGTCGCCAAGCGCGAGGAACACCGCAAGGCGCTGGTGGCGGCCGCGACCTCGGGCGACAAGCGGTTCTTCCTCGGCACGGATTCAGCGCCCCATGTCGATCCCGCCAAGGAATGCGGCTGCGGCTGCGCCGGCATCTACACCGCGCCCAACACGATGAGCTGCCTCGCTCATGTGTTCGAAAACGAGGACGCGCTCGACAAGCTCGAAGCCTTCGCTTCGCTCAACGGTCCGGCCTGGTACGGTCTGAAGCCGAATGAGGAGACGATCACGCTGGTCAAGCGCGACGAGCCCGTGGAATATCCGGAGAAGCGGGAGACCGGGGCCGGCCCGGTCACCGTCTTCGATCCGAAATTCCCGCTCTACTGGGATGTGGAGACCGCCTGA
- a CDS encoding acyltransferase family protein, which translates to MKYRREIDGLRAVAVLPVIIYHAGFDLFPAGFLGVDVFFVISGYLITLIISQEVSEGRFSVIDFYERRARRILPALFAMLAVTTIASWLILYPSDFKRYGESLFATAAFLSNVYFFITSDYFSPATELMPLIHTWSLAVEEQFYIFFPLLLLLLARFRAGVTLAVVFTLTVLSLGLAQFLIGKDGSATFYLLPTRAWELGCGALCALWSRKPARPRSNFATTVGLAMIIISMTLFETSVPTPSIWTTVPVLGTTLVIFFGSESGVAGRLLSARPTVAIGLLSYSAYLWHQPLMALTRQQMGIEPPWPVMLFLSILTFALAYLSWRFIEQPFRRRQYGPLPSRQSIFAASATGLIICLSLGLFLHFAKGLPGRMNAETAAILSAARDSSPKTRTCLVKIDTKSTLPELAPDACLWPSKTTQNKGLIVIVGDSHANAFAGSLSELLPEAGYDFRQVTVVGCAPFVGFHIERPKRDCHAANLAIENIVRAMHPERIILAWRGTNMYAEPFDNGEGGVDMDADGEMALDTEFYPDLATADRKYQAVEIFRRGIDRWAESSPLILVGPVPEAAWKVPQTYAWFRKTKNAHQLSTDRSHFEARNDRTLELLGELAAEKKADVVFPHDYLCNAERCFNARDEEVYYTDDDHLSMVGAGLITPAILDLLEKQSGSR; encoded by the coding sequence GTGAAGTACCGACGGGAGATTGATGGGCTACGTGCGGTAGCGGTTTTGCCGGTAATTATCTATCATGCCGGTTTCGATCTATTTCCAGCAGGTTTTCTTGGAGTAGACGTATTCTTCGTGATCAGTGGTTACCTTATTACACTGATAATTTCCCAGGAAGTCTCCGAAGGCCGGTTTTCGGTTATCGATTTTTACGAGCGACGTGCCCGACGTATTCTTCCTGCACTTTTCGCAATGCTGGCGGTCACAACCATCGCATCATGGTTGATCCTGTATCCGAGTGATTTCAAACGCTACGGCGAAAGTCTCTTCGCAACGGCTGCGTTTCTCTCGAATGTCTATTTCTTTATTACAAGCGACTATTTTTCACCTGCAACAGAACTTATGCCTTTGATCCACACGTGGAGCCTTGCAGTTGAGGAACAATTCTATATTTTTTTCCCGCTCCTGCTTCTGCTTCTTGCTCGGTTTCGGGCAGGGGTCACCCTGGCAGTCGTTTTCACTCTCACTGTGCTCAGCCTTGGACTGGCTCAGTTCTTGATTGGAAAAGACGGATCGGCAACGTTTTACCTTCTGCCCACACGCGCTTGGGAACTCGGATGTGGAGCGCTTTGCGCGCTTTGGAGTCGGAAGCCCGCCCGGCCCAGGAGTAATTTTGCGACGACCGTCGGCCTGGCAATGATCATCATATCGATGACGCTTTTCGAAACGTCCGTTCCGACGCCTTCCATATGGACCACGGTCCCGGTTCTCGGGACCACACTTGTCATATTCTTTGGCAGTGAAAGCGGCGTTGCAGGTCGGCTGTTGAGTGCCCGTCCAACGGTCGCTATCGGCCTGCTAAGCTATAGCGCCTATCTTTGGCACCAGCCCTTGATGGCACTTACCCGGCAACAGATGGGAATTGAACCTCCCTGGCCGGTAATGCTTTTCTTGTCTATTCTGACCTTCGCGCTCGCCTATCTTTCTTGGCGCTTCATTGAACAGCCCTTTCGACGCCGCCAATATGGACCTTTGCCCTCGCGCCAGAGTATTTTCGCAGCTTCGGCCACAGGGTTGATCATTTGCCTCAGCCTTGGTCTCTTTTTGCATTTCGCAAAAGGGCTCCCTGGCCGCATGAACGCCGAAACCGCGGCAATACTTTCAGCTGCTCGAGATTCAAGCCCAAAAACGCGAACCTGTCTGGTAAAAATCGACACCAAAAGCACGCTGCCTGAGCTTGCGCCAGACGCCTGTCTCTGGCCGTCAAAAACAACCCAGAACAAAGGTCTCATTGTGATTGTTGGCGACAGCCATGCCAACGCTTTTGCTGGCAGCCTTTCGGAACTACTCCCCGAAGCGGGATACGACTTTAGGCAGGTAACGGTGGTCGGTTGCGCTCCATTTGTCGGCTTTCATATCGAACGGCCTAAACGCGATTGCCACGCTGCGAACTTGGCGATCGAAAACATCGTTCGCGCCATGCATCCTGAACGCATCATCCTCGCTTGGCGCGGCACGAACATGTATGCTGAACCGTTCGACAACGGAGAAGGTGGAGTTGACATGGATGCCGACGGCGAGATGGCTCTGGACACGGAATTTTACCCAGATTTGGCAACAGCTGATCGAAAGTACCAAGCTGTCGAAATCTTTCGGAGAGGGATAGATCGATGGGCAGAGAGCAGCCCGCTTATTTTGGTGGGTCCCGTACCCGAAGCAGCATGGAAAGTGCCCCAAACCTACGCTTGGTTCCGAAAAACAAAGAATGCGCACCAGCTTTCTACAGACCGCTCTCACTTTGAAGCGCGCAACGACAGAACCCTTGAGCTCCTCGGTGAACTGGCTGCAGAGAAAAAAGCTGACGTGGTCTTTCCTCACGACTATCTATGCAATGCAGAGCGTTGCTTCAACGCTCGGGATGAAGAGGTATACTACACCGATGATGATCATCTATCGATGGTTGGAGCAGGTTTGATTACACCGGCGATCTTGGATTTGTTAGAAAAGCAATCCGGCTCGAGGTGA